Genomic window (Nitrosophilus kaiyonis):
TAGGGCTGCAGCTATTGATCAGCTTAAAAAGTGGGCTGAAATTTTAAATGTTCCAATAGTTTTTACAAAACAAGGACACGACCCATCAGCAGTAGCATACGATACAATTGAATCTGCAAAAGCAAAAGGAATTGATAGAGTTTTAATTGATACTGCTGGAAGGCTTCATACTCAATCAAACTTAGCTGAAGAACTAAAAAAAATAGTTAGAGTATGCTCAAAAGCAATGGAAGGAGCTCCACATAGAAAAATACTTGTTTTAGATGGTACACAAGGAAATTCTGCTATAAATCAGGCAAAAGCATTTAATGAGATGGTAGGAGTTGATGGAATTATTATCACAAAACTTGATGGAACTGCAAAAGGTGGAGCAATAATTAGTATAAGCCATGAATTAAAACTTCCTATTTTATATGTTGGAGTTGGTGAAAAAATGGAAGATTTAATAGAATTTGATCCAAATGAGTATGTAGATACTATTTTAGATGCAATTTTTGAAGCAGAATAAAAATGGCAAAAAAGAAAAAATTTTTTGAGTGTCAAGCTTGTGGATTTAAAAGCAGCAAATGGATGGGCAAATGCCCTAATTGCGGAGCATGGGATTCATTTATAGAATTAAATGAAGAGCAGATTGATTTTATTAAAAAAACAAAAACTCTATCAACATTTAAAGCCTCTCCTATTACAGAAATAAAAGAGGATCAAATAACAAGATTTTCAACAGATGATGAAGAGCTAGATCTAGTTCTTGGTGGAGGAATTGTTCCTGGAAGCTTGGTTTTAATTGGGGGAAGTCCAGGAGTTGGAAAATCAACACTTTTATTAAAAATGTGCTCAAATATTGCAAAAAAAGGTAAAAAAGTATTATATGTCAGTGCTGAAGAGTCAGCTGGAC
Coding sequences:
- the ftsY gene encoding signal recognition particle-docking protein FtsY, coding for MFGFLKKGLKKTIDNIKSVSPKKKKYATPEEIEEILIEADVEYDIVEKIVESLPQKVNRTVLKNDLLYFFTPVEKKEIDVKPFVELILGVNGAGKTTTIAKLAYKYKNEGKSVMLGAADTFRAAAIDQLKKWAEILNVPIVFTKQGHDPSAVAYDTIESAKAKGIDRVLIDTAGRLHTQSNLAEELKKIVRVCSKAMEGAPHRKILVLDGTQGNSAINQAKAFNEMVGVDGIIITKLDGTAKGGAIISISHELKLPILYVGVGEKMEDLIEFDPNEYVDTILDAIFEAE